Genomic window (Streptomyces yatensis):
TCGTACCTCATCACCGCGTGGACCAGGCGCCCCGAGGACGAACACCGGCTGCTCTCCTCGCTGCTGTCCTGTCTGCTGCGGTACGAGGCCCTGCCCGCCGAGCGGCTCACCGGCACGCTCGCCGAGCTCGGCGTCTCCGTGCCCATGACGGTCGCGCTGCCGCCGCCCGAGGACCGGTCGTTCGCCGATGTGTGGAGCGCGCTCGGGGGCGAACTCAAGCCGTCGCTCGACCTGGTGGTGAGTGTGCCGGTCACCGAATCGCCCGTCTATCCGGCCGGTCCGCAGGTGGGCGAGGAGGGGGTGCGCCTGGGCTTCTCGGACTCCTCACGGGACGCCCCCGCGCCCGCGGCGCCCACGCAGCCGATGCCGGGCGGCGCCGAGCTGCCGGTGTACGGGGCCCGTCGCACCGGTATCGCCTCCCGCGTGGCCGAAGAGCACACGGAATGAGGAGCACGACGGACGCGGAGACAGGGACACCGAACCCGAGCCTGCGCCATCTCCTCGACCGCGCCATCCTCGTCGAACAGCGGATACGGCGCGCCGTCCACGCCCGTCAGCTCACCGACCCCAACCCCGACGACGCCTTCCGCGGCCTCTATCTCAGCGACGAGACCATCCACCGGCTTCTCGACTCCGGACGCTCCCCCGATTCCGCCGCCCCCGACGGCACCGCCACCCCCGACACCACCGACGCCGCTCTGCTCGCCGAGACCGAGGCGCGCGCCGACGCCGCGGCCCGCGCGGGCCGACCGACCCGGCTGAGCGCCCTGGCCCACGACTTCGGCCTCCCCGCACTCGATGTGGAGATCCTGCTGATCGCGCTCATCCCGGATCTGGACGATCGTTTCGAGCGGTTCTACGGCTATCTCAACGACGATGTCACCCGTCGTCGGCCCGCCATCGGTCTCGCCCTCAGCCTGTGCGGGCTCTCCGCCGCCGACGCGGCCGCACGGGCCGGGCTGAGCCCGCAGGCCCCGCTGCGCGCGGGCGGTCTGCTGCTGGTCGAGGAGCCGGACCGCCCGTTCCTGGCCCGTGCGCTCCGCGTCCCCGACCGGGTCACGGCGCACCTTCTCGGCGATGACACACCCGATCCGCGCATCGTCGAACTGCTCGCCCCGTGGCAGGACGTGTCCGGCGTCGGCGATCCGGCGCCGCTCGCCCGCGCCCTCGCCTCCGGTGACCCCCTGGCGTATCTACGGGAGGACCAGGGCGGCGCGGGCACGGCGCTGGGAGCCTCCGCCCTCGCCCGGGCGGGCCACGGCGTCCTCGGCGTCGACCTGGAGCGCCTCGCCCGCGACCCCCACCCCTCCGAGGCGGTGCGGATCCTCTCCCGAGAGGCCCGACTCACCTCCTCGGGTCTGGTGTGCGGTCCGATCGACGCCCTGATCCGCGACAAACCCGAGGTCATCCGGCTGGTGGCCGACACCCCGCTCCCCGTCGTGCTGGCCGGCCGCGCCCCCTGGGACGCCGCGTGGTCCTCCCGTCCGCCGCTGCTGCTGCATGCCCCACGGGTGGAACCCCCGGCCCGGGCGGCGCTCTGGTCGGACGCCTACCGCGCCCCGCTCCCCGCGGACCTCGACCTCACCCGCCTGCTCTCCCCGTTCCTCCTCACCCCCGACCAGATCACCCGGGCCGCCCGGGGCGCCGCCCAGAGCGCGGCGCTGGACGGCGGCACCCTCCATCCCGACCACATCCGCGCCGGGGCCCGCGCCCAGAACGCGGCGGGCCTCGACCGCCTCGCCCGCCGCATCGAACCGGCCGTGGGCTGGTCCGACCTCGTACTCCCTCCGGGCACCCTCGCCCAGCTCCATGAACTCACCGCCCGCGCCCGCCACCGCGACCGGGTCCTGGGCGAATGGGGCATGCGGCCGGGCGGTGGCCGGGGACGCGGTGTCACGGCCCTCTTCGCGGGGGACTCCGGTACCGGCAAGACGATGTCGGCCGAGGTGATCGCCGCCGACCTGGGCCTGGACCTCTACACGGTCGATCTGGCCACCGTCATCGACAAATACGTGGGCGAGACCGAGAAGAACCTGGAGCGCATCTTCTCCGAGGCCGCCGGCATCAACGGTGTTCTGCTCTTCGACGAGGCCGACGCCATCTTCGGCAAGCGCTCGGAGGTCAAGGACGCGCATGACCGTTACGCCAACGTCGAGAGCGCGTACCTCCTCCAGCGCATGGAGACCTTCGACGGCCTGGCCATCCTCGCCACCAACCTCCGCGCCAACCTCGACGACGCGTTCACCCGCCGCCTCGACCTCGTCATCGACTTCCCCCTCCCCGACGCCGACCACCGCCGCCTGCTGTGGGACCGCTCCCTGGGCACCGCCCTCCCCCGCTCCACCGATCTGGACCTGGACTTCTGCGCCGAGTCCTTCGAACTGGCGGGCGGCAACATCCGCTCGGTGGCCGTCACCGCCGCCTACCTCGCGGCCGAGTCCGGCAACCCGGTGACCATGCCCGACCTCATCCACGCACTGCAGCGCGAATACCAGAAACTGGGCCGCCTGACCCTGGCCTCGGAATTCGGCCCGTACATGTCCCTGCTGACGGACTGACGGACCGGGTGGCGGGCCCGGTGCACCACTACGGCCG
Coding sequences:
- a CDS encoding ATP-binding protein → MRSTTDAETGTPNPSLRHLLDRAILVEQRIRRAVHARQLTDPNPDDAFRGLYLSDETIHRLLDSGRSPDSAAPDGTATPDTTDAALLAETEARADAAARAGRPTRLSALAHDFGLPALDVEILLIALIPDLDDRFERFYGYLNDDVTRRRPAIGLALSLCGLSAADAAARAGLSPQAPLRAGGLLLVEEPDRPFLARALRVPDRVTAHLLGDDTPDPRIVELLAPWQDVSGVGDPAPLARALASGDPLAYLREDQGGAGTALGASALARAGHGVLGVDLERLARDPHPSEAVRILSREARLTSSGLVCGPIDALIRDKPEVIRLVADTPLPVVLAGRAPWDAAWSSRPPLLLHAPRVEPPARAALWSDAYRAPLPADLDLTRLLSPFLLTPDQITRAARGAAQSAALDGGTLHPDHIRAGARAQNAAGLDRLARRIEPAVGWSDLVLPPGTLAQLHELTARARHRDRVLGEWGMRPGGGRGRGVTALFAGDSGTGKTMSAEVIAADLGLDLYTVDLATVIDKYVGETEKNLERIFSEAAGINGVLLFDEADAIFGKRSEVKDAHDRYANVESAYLLQRMETFDGLAILATNLRANLDDAFTRRLDLVIDFPLPDADHRRLLWDRSLGTALPRSTDLDLDFCAESFELAGGNIRSVAVTAAYLAAESGNPVTMPDLIHALQREYQKLGRLTLASEFGPYMSLLTD
- a CDS encoding DUF4255 domain-containing protein encodes the protein MIHEVDEALRAMFRAEALAGGQVTVVFDAPTRDWAAKVNAPTVNLYLYDIREDMRRRERGLLNEYDEQGAIVARRRPPRYFKLSYLITAWTRRPEDEHRLLSSLLSCLLRYEALPAERLTGTLAELGVSVPMTVALPPPEDRSFADVWSALGGELKPSLDLVVSVPVTESPVYPAGPQVGEEGVRLGFSDSSRDAPAPAAPTQPMPGGAELPVYGARRTGIASRVAEEHTE